The DNA segment TTTGGTGTCATCGTGCTGGTATTTTCTGTACGTGTATGCTCAGAGTAGCTGTACTCTGGCACTTCAACCGCTTCGCCGCTGACTAGCTTTTCTAGGTGCTCACATAGTAGATCGTGATCAAGCGCTTTCGGGTGGTCATAGTTAGTTTTAACGCGCTCTTCCATGCTCAAGTGGCTTTGATCATTGTAATAACAATCCTCTGTTATTACACCAATTTGGTGATCACCCACTTTTTCACGTAGTTCGTTGTAGATCGTGCTAGCAATCAGACTCTTACCCGATGCAGAAGCACCTGCGATACCGACGATTACGCATTGATTATTATCAGACATTATGTGCACCCGATGATGATGGACTGAGGAAAACCGGCAGATTATAGGCGTTGACACGACTCGTTGCCAGCACTTATGTGAACTTCATCACGATAAAC comes from the Vibrio astriarenae genome and includes:
- the udk gene encoding uridine kinase; translation: MSDNNQCVIVGIAGASASGKSLIASTIYNELREKVGDHQIGVITEDCYYNDQSHLSMEERVKTNYDHPKALDHDLLCEHLEKLVSGEAVEVPEYSYSEHTRTENTSTMTPKKVIILEGILLLTDPRLRDLMHASVFMDTPLDICLLRRVKRDVEERGRTMESVLEQYQQTVRPMFMRFIEPSKQYADIIVPRGGKNRIAIDVLKAHIAKLLKA